A single region of the Eublepharis macularius isolate TG4126 chromosome 14, MPM_Emac_v1.0, whole genome shotgun sequence genome encodes:
- the LOC129342289 gene encoding G protein-activated inward rectifier potassium channel 4-like, whose protein sequence is MALPASSSNVEGLQSDDEIGARSIGDWWLMCEDSRSRRNSIPPAKTPTAKHMLAYLPRPPTDTSRYGTFPQKPEMVAIPMGPLDDSHQQMQTTTAKKNALTCNYVSVCCSSNIPNDRSVLLQRAHSTAEPTCYGTVAPTKHRPSVSINTEELPKYHRASRTDPSPSTLWRDLNTRFYPQHALSAPNIISSARSKTPTRSVVSVPTSDKGQTRRCKLMEDDGQFGWGNKQQRQRYVTKVGKCQVNLGNIQEKKRFLSDIFTTIVDLKYRWFLFVFSMCYITTWVVFGIIYFFDAWVRDDVSHIGDTEWKACIENIDSFISALLFSVESQRTIGYGSRIVTANCTEGVILLMAQSIIGSMIDALMVGCMFVKISRPKKRAQTLIFSKKCVISHRDEKLCLMFRIGDLRDSHMVDAKIRAKLIKSRQTKEGEFIPLEQSELNLGYDTGEDRLFLVEPQIICHIINDLSPFWEMSAEALKREQFEIIVILEGIVEATGMTCQARTSYTEDEILWGHRFEPCMSLEKGAFRVDYSRFEKTFEVQTPAASAREMNEMRKFNLTTANCLQNEIDLTDILEGWGG, encoded by the exons atggcattgcctgcctccagcAGTAACGTGGAAGGCTTGCAGTCAGATGATGAGATTGGTGCCCGCAGCATCGGTGATTGGTGGCTGATGTGTGAAGATTCACGGAGCCGCAGGAACTCCATCCCCCCAGCAAAGACTCCCACTGCCAAGCACATGTTGGCTTACCTCCCTCGCCCCCCCACAGATACAAGCAGATATGGGACCTTTCCGCAGAAG CCTGAAATGGTGGCCATTCCCATGGGTCCCCTAGATGACAGCCACCAGCAAATGCAAACCACAACGGCAAAGAAAAATGCCCTAACGTGCAACTACGTTTCTGTATGCTGCAGCTCAAACATACCCAACGACAGGTCAGTCCTCCTCCAGAGAGCACACAGCACAGCTGAGCCAACCTGTTACGGAACCGTTGCGCCTACCAAACACCGGCCCAGTGTCTCCATCAACACAGAAGAGTTGCCCAAATACCACCGGGCCTCCAGAACTGACCCGTCACCATCTACACTGTGGCGGGACCTCAATACCCGCTTCTATCCACAGCACGCGCTCAGCGCCCCCAACATCATCAGCTCTGCTCGGAGCAAAACCCCAACCCGCAGTGTGGTCTCGGTGCCCACCTCAGACAAAGGGCAGACCCGGCGCTGCAAACTCATGGAGGATGACGGGCAATTTGGTTGGGGTAACAAACAGCAGCGGCAGCGGTATGTGACCAAAGTGGGCAAGTGCCAGGTGAATTTAGGCAACATTCAGGAAAAGAAAAGGTTCCTGTCAGACATCTTCACCACCATCGTGGATCTCAAGTACCGCTGGTTCCTCTTTGTCTTCAGCATGTGTTACATCACCACCTGGGTGGTCTTCGGTATTATATATTTCTTTGATGCCTGGGTCAGAGATGACGTCAGCCACATAGGTGACACCGAGTGGAAGGCTTGCATCGAGAACATTGATAGCTTCATTTCTGCCTTACTGTTCTCTGTGGAGAGTCAACGGACTATTGGCTATGGCTCACGAATTGTGACAGCCAATTGCACGGAGGGGGTCATTTTGCTAATGGCCCAGTCCATCATCGGTTCTATGATCGATGCCCTCATGGTGGGATGCATGTTCGTGAAGATCTCCAGACCCAAGAAGCGTGCCCAGACCTTAATCTTCAGCAAGAAATGTGTGATCTCCCACCGGGATGAGAAGCTCTGCCTCATGTTCCGCATTGGAGATCTACGGGACAGTCACATGGTGGATGCAAAAATAAGAGCCAAGCTGATTAAGTCCAGGCAGACGAAGGAAGGGGAATTCATCCCACTGGAGCAGTCAGAGCTGAACCTGGGCTATGACACGGGAGAGGACCGCCTCTTCCTCGTGGAGCCACAGATAATTTGCCACATCATCAACGACCTCAGTCCCTTTTGGGAGATGTCTGCAGAGGCATTGAAGAGGGAGCAGTTTGAAATAATCGTAATTCTTGAAGGCATTGTGGAAGCCACAG GGATGACGTGTCAAGCCCGGACGTCGTACACAGAGGACGAGATCCTCTGGGGCCATCGCTTTGAGCCCTGTATGTCTCTGGAAAAAGGCGCCTTCCGTGTAGATTACTCTCGATTTGAAAAGACCTTCGAAGTTCAGACTCCAGCAGCTAGTGCGCGAGAAATGAATGAGATGAGG AAATTCAACTTAACTACAGCCAACTGCCTACAGAATGAAATAGATTTGACAGATAtactggaggggtggggtgggtga